In Halobaculum rubrum, the following are encoded in one genomic region:
- a CDS encoding Zn-ribbon domain-containing OB-fold protein encodes MSESDPDPPANTGYDEWADALADGGYFIECANGHGSLPPRRVCPDCGSTDLSEEPLPETGEVATFSEVHVAPSGFGEEPPYVTAVVGFGSVRLTGIVRDLSAEEVEIGTAVRPDVERNDATGNRLIVFRPA; translated from the coding sequence ATGAGCGAATCGGATCCCGACCCACCGGCGAACACCGGGTACGACGAGTGGGCGGACGCGCTCGCGGACGGCGGGTACTTCATCGAGTGTGCGAACGGTCACGGCTCGCTCCCGCCGCGGCGCGTGTGTCCCGACTGTGGGAGCACCGACCTCTCCGAGGAGCCGCTGCCGGAGACGGGGGAGGTCGCGACGTTCTCGGAGGTTCACGTCGCGCCCTCCGGCTTCGGCGAGGAGCCGCCGTACGTCACGGCGGTCGTCGGGTTCGGCTCGGTCCGTCTCACCGGCATCGTCCGCGATCTGTCGGCCGAGGAAGTCGAGATCGGAACCGCCGTCCGTCCCGACGTGGAGCGAAACGACGCCACCGGGAACCGGCTGATCGTGTTCCGGCCGGCCTGA
- a CDS encoding thiolase domain-containing protein, translating to MTGVRVAGVGLTPFGEHAGRTGRDLFAEAALAALSDAGVAGDDVEHLNYGNFMGALAERQGHQAPIVTEAAGLRCAGTRYEEACASAGVAVREAVRAVRSGENDVMLAGGMERMTNLSTAEVTESLAVAADELFEVRAGVTFPGAYALMARAYFDEYGGDREDLAHVAAKNHANAVNNEYAQYQREITVEQAMDSPPVASPLHLFDACPITDGASAVVLVSEEYAAEHDLDAPVAITGTGQGGDRAALQDRTDMARTPAAADAAAEAYGDAGVASDEVDLAEVHDCFTIAEVMALEALDFFDPGEGIGAARRGDTTRDGDLPVNLSGGLKAKGHPVGATGGSQIAEMTRLLRGDHPNSDAVPDATVGLTHNAGGTVASAVVHVLEVAE from the coding sequence ATGACCGGAGTACGAGTCGCGGGGGTCGGGCTGACGCCGTTCGGCGAGCACGCCGGGCGGACCGGTCGGGACCTGTTCGCGGAGGCGGCGCTCGCGGCGCTTTCCGACGCCGGCGTCGCCGGCGACGACGTGGAGCATCTCAACTACGGCAACTTCATGGGCGCGCTCGCCGAGCGCCAGGGGCACCAGGCGCCGATCGTGACCGAAGCGGCGGGCCTGCGGTGTGCCGGTACGCGCTACGAGGAAGCGTGCGCGTCGGCGGGCGTCGCCGTCCGGGAGGCCGTTCGCGCGGTCCGTTCCGGGGAAAACGACGTGATGCTCGCCGGCGGGATGGAGCGGATGACGAACCTCTCGACGGCGGAGGTGACCGAGTCGCTGGCGGTCGCCGCCGACGAGCTGTTCGAGGTTCGCGCCGGCGTCACCTTCCCCGGCGCGTACGCGCTGATGGCGCGCGCCTACTTCGACGAGTACGGCGGCGACCGCGAGGACCTGGCCCACGTCGCGGCGAAGAACCACGCCAACGCCGTGAACAACGAGTACGCGCAGTATCAGCGGGAGATCACCGTCGAACAGGCGATGGACTCGCCGCCGGTGGCCTCGCCGCTGCACCTGTTCGACGCCTGTCCGATCACCGACGGCGCGAGCGCGGTCGTGCTCGTCTCCGAGGAGTACGCCGCGGAGCACGACCTGGACGCGCCGGTCGCGATCACCGGAACCGGACAGGGCGGCGACCGCGCGGCGCTGCAGGACCGCACCGACATGGCCCGGACGCCCGCGGCCGCCGACGCGGCCGCCGAGGCGTACGGCGACGCCGGCGTCGCCAGCGACGAGGTCGATCTCGCGGAGGTGCACGACTGCTTCACCATCGCGGAGGTGATGGCGCTTGAGGCGCTGGACTTCTTCGACCCCGGCGAGGGGATCGGCGCCGCGCGCCGCGGCGACACCACCCGCGACGGCGACCTCCCGGTGAACCTCTCGGGCGGCCTGAAGGCGAAGGGTCACCCGGTCGGCGCGACCGGCGGCTCGCAGATCGCCGAGATGACGCGCCTACTCCGCGGCGATCATCCGAACAGCGACGCCGTCCCCGACGCGACGGTCGGGCTCACCCACAACGCGGGCGGGACGGTCGCCAGCGCCGTCGTCCACGTGCTGGAGGTGGCCGAATGA
- a CDS encoding 50S ribosomal protein L16: protein MSDKPASMYRKIDKPSYTRRDYVTGIPGSKIAQHNMGDLTKDPGDYPVHISLVTEEDVQIRHDSLESARLSANRHLIRELGEGNYKMVLRKFPHQILRENKQATGAGADRVSDGMRQAFGKPVGTAARMNAGETVFTAYVDVDQADAVKEAFRRAYNKMSPPFRVVVETGEDLLVR from the coding sequence ATGTCCGACAAACCGGCCTCCATGTACCGGAAGATCGACAAACCGTCGTACACGCGGCGGGACTACGTCACCGGCATTCCGGGCTCGAAGATCGCACAGCACAACATGGGCGACCTGACCAAGGACCCCGGGGACTACCCGGTCCACATCTCGCTGGTCACCGAGGAGGACGTCCAGATCCGACACGACTCGCTGGAGTCGGCGCGTCTGTCGGCCAACCGTCACCTCATCCGTGAACTCGGCGAGGGGAACTACAAGATGGTCCTCCGCAAGTTCCCGCACCAGATCCTGCGCGAGAACAAGCAGGCGACCGGCGCGGGCGCGGACCGCGTCTCCGACGGGATGCGCCAGGCGTTCGGCAAGCCCGTGGGGACCGCCGCCCGCATGAACGCCGGCGAGACCGTCTTCACCGCCTACGTCGACGTCGACCAGGCCGACGCCGTGAAGGAGGCGTTCCGTCGCGCGTACAACAAGATGTCCCCGCCGTTCCGCGTCGTCGTGGAGACGGGCGAGGACCTGCTCGTTCGGTAA